A window of the Schlesneria paludicola DSM 18645 genome harbors these coding sequences:
- a CDS encoding dienelactone hydrolase family protein encodes MRFVIPWFVASLFIAGQGLLNADEATRPPRPVPGDPMTRGRFLKLIDRPRSPLDPREQPESHEQNLIEQHFTFNSEAGEVVPGRLVKPVSSHGLCPTVIVLHGTGGSKDAMRPLLRRLASRGLTAVAIDARYSGERLNGEKGADSYRAAIFETWKSGNKFPFLYDTVWDTLRLIDYLETRRDINPKKIGGIGFSKGGTELYLAAATDTRLAAVVPCIGVQSFGWALSHDAWHSRIGTIQSAVDAAARDAGVTTLDAKFIRRFYDRVVPGICDVFDGPAMLPAIAPRPLLVINGDRDDRTPLGGLNLCIESARAAYVQAGASDQFECLLQPNTGHAVTPQSENYAIDWLIQKLAPDANSSVHR; translated from the coding sequence ATGCGGTTTGTGATTCCGTGGTTTGTGGCAAGCCTGTTCATTGCGGGGCAGGGACTGTTAAACGCTGACGAAGCAACGCGTCCACCTCGTCCAGTTCCCGGTGATCCCATGACACGAGGCCGGTTTCTCAAGCTGATTGATCGCCCCCGATCACCACTGGACCCGCGCGAGCAGCCTGAGTCACACGAGCAGAATCTGATCGAACAGCATTTCACCTTCAATTCAGAGGCGGGAGAAGTCGTACCGGGACGGCTGGTCAAACCCGTCTCGAGTCACGGTCTGTGTCCAACGGTGATCGTGTTGCATGGAACAGGCGGCAGCAAGGATGCGATGCGGCCTCTACTTCGCCGGCTGGCTTCGCGAGGCCTTACCGCAGTGGCGATCGACGCCCGCTATTCGGGTGAACGGCTGAATGGTGAGAAAGGGGCGGACTCATATCGTGCGGCCATCTTTGAAACGTGGAAATCGGGGAACAAGTTTCCCTTTCTTTACGACACGGTCTGGGACACGCTGCGATTGATCGATTACCTTGAGACGCGTCGTGATATCAACCCGAAGAAGATCGGAGGCATCGGTTTCTCCAAAGGAGGAACTGAGCTGTACCTCGCCGCGGCGACAGATACTCGATTGGCTGCCGTGGTTCCGTGCATTGGTGTGCAGAGTTTCGGCTGGGCGCTGAGTCACGACGCCTGGCATTCACGGATCGGGACGATTCAGTCTGCCGTGGATGCCGCTGCGCGCGATGCAGGTGTGACGACGCTCGATGCCAAGTTCATCCGTCGTTTCTACGATCGAGTTGTCCCGGGAATTTGTGATGTCTTCGATGGTCCCGCCATGCTGCCGGCAATTGCCCCGCGTCCGCTACTTGTCATTAACGGCGACCGAGATGACCGAACACCGCTCGGCGGGCTGAATCTCTGCATCGAGTCCGCGCGTGCTGCCTACGTCCAGGCGGGCGCGAGTGATCAGTTCGAATGCCTATTGCAACCGAATACAGGTCATGCTGTGACTCCCCAGTCTGAGAACTATGCAATCGACTGGTTGATACAGAAATTGGCGCCGGACGCAAACTCGAGTGTTCATCGGTGA